A window of Mesomycoplasma lagogenitalium contains these coding sequences:
- a CDS encoding GIY-YIG nuclease family protein, translating to MIEKIKKSISSSPGVYLWKNKNGEIIYIGKAINLKSRMLQYFKGSKNSRYTYKMVEEIDSFETIETRNEKEALALETRLISEKNPKYNILLKNNKSYPYLVIIKNKKIEIKIENHISNKRNHFYFGPFPPNYGITNIKNLLERKFLYHNGLLIKDEMWNPEIVENKFLDIKKILTNKNKTFLNHLIEECEELKKDPNKWELAFEIFKVIQKFQKNLNENQAIDLKTNSDIDFIDVVENEKNFFVTIYFYRFGSFLDKRDEIFAKKVELNEFIIEFLNRYYRDNLVPKNIVFDNKFQNFDWDDFDYKDKIMFAKTGEYKNAMNLVLMHSESKLTNKLLLMKIEKEENIINELKTTLNLDSLNNFIIIDNSFEIDNFPTTFISFWNKNQNLKNYNFFYYHESKNIKGDNKLMEIAIEKYLNKDIPQLDLILVDGATIQINSVYNVLKKLKKNIKIAGLKKDNNHKTKELIDEFDNKINISEPLFLFLSKVQEEVDLIAKKAYNKRKIQNQNKSFLSKTLKISKETENLMLQHFLNYENIYNASDNELLLFLTKEQIIKMKKIIKK from the coding sequence ATGATTGAAAAAATAAAAAAGAGCATTTCATCTTCACCTGGTGTTTATCTTTGAAAAAATAAAAACGGGGAAATTATTTATATTGGAAAGGCAATTAATTTAAAAAGTCGAATGCTACAATATTTTAAAGGTTCTAAAAATTCTCGTTATACTTATAAAATGGTTGAAGAAATTGACAGTTTCGAAACAATTGAAACAAGAAACGAAAAAGAAGCATTAGCTTTAGAAACTAGATTAATTTCTGAAAAAAATCCCAAATACAATATACTTTTAAAAAATAACAAATCATATCCATATTTAGTTATTATAAAAAATAAAAAAATTGAAATTAAAATTGAAAATCATATTTCTAACAAAAGAAATCATTTTTATTTTGGACCATTTCCTCCAAATTATGGAATTACAAATATTAAAAATCTTTTAGAAAGAAAGTTTTTATATCACAATGGTTTATTAATAAAAGATGAAATGTGAAATCCCGAAATAGTAGAAAATAAATTTTTAGATATTAAAAAGATTTTAACAAATAAAAATAAAACTTTTTTAAATCATTTAATTGAAGAATGCGAAGAGTTAAAAAAGGATCCTAATAAATGAGAACTTGCTTTTGAAATATTTAAAGTCATTCAAAAATTTCAAAAAAATTTAAACGAAAATCAAGCAATAGATCTAAAAACCAATAGCGACATAGATTTTATTGATGTTGTTGAAAACGAAAAAAATTTTTTTGTCACTATTTATTTTTATCGGTTTGGTTCCTTTTTAGATAAAAGAGATGAAATTTTTGCAAAAAAAGTTGAATTAAATGAATTTATTATTGAATTTTTAAATCGTTATTATCGTGATAATTTAGTTCCGAAAAACATTGTTTTTGATAATAAATTTCAAAATTTTGACTGAGATGATTTTGATTATAAAGACAAAATTATGTTTGCCAAAACTGGAGAATATAAAAATGCTATGAACTTAGTTTTGATGCATTCTGAATCTAAATTAACTAATAAATTATTGCTAATGAAAATTGAAAAAGAAGAAAACATCATTAACGAATTAAAAACTACTTTAAATTTAGATTCATTGAATAATTTTATTATTATTGATAATTCTTTTGAAATCGATAATTTTCCTACCACATTCATTTCTTTTTGAAATAAAAATCAAAATTTAAAGAATTATAATTTTTTTTACTATCACGAAAGCAAAAATATTAAAGGTGATAATAAATTAATGGAAATTGCCATTGAAAAATATTTAAATAAAGATATTCCTCAACTCGATTTAATTTTAGTAGACGGAGCAACAATTCAAATCAATTCAGTTTATAATGTTTTGAAAAAACTTAAAAAAAATATTAAAATAGCAGGACTAAAAAAAGATAATAATCACAAAACAAAAGAGTTAATTGATGAATTTGATAATAAAATCAACATTTCCGAACCTTTATTTTTATTTTTAAGCAAGGTTCAAGAAGAAGTGGATTTAATTGCTAAAAAGGCCTATAATAAAAGAAAAATTCAAAATCAAAACAAAAGTTTTTTATCCAAGACATTAAAAATTAGTAAAGAAACTGAAAATTTAATGCTTCAACATTTTTTAAATTATGAAAACATTTATAATGCCAGTGACAATGAATTACTTTTATTTTTAACAAAAGAACAAATTATAAAAATGAAAAAAATTATCAAAAAATAA
- the dnaE gene encoding DNA polymerase III subunit alpha, whose translation MKKNINLHTISEYSFLESTITIDNLFKFANEHNFKHLAITDRNSMFSIPKFLENCQFYNIKPIIGIDLDVDQYRFILLAKNYDGYLKLMNLSSKKMAKLEINLDELNNDNLFIIDHPNFGYYAQKNEKLNYKNYFISTNDENDNSSIYLNEIRMLNGDESEKEILLTLIQNNEKGANYTNNFQYNGFFSKDEISPIVIERIENIVKQIDIQFPKLKSPLPKFKNDENLSSENYLRKIVRENLEAKKFELKKYEKSLERAQYEIEIITKLGFEDYFLIIWDLIKWAKKQNILIGPGRGSVSGSLISYVLNITEINPLKYDLYFERFLNPKRVTMPDIDIDIQDNRREELIQYLISKYGKDNVALITTFQTLGAKMAFRDVARINKISVSEVNEILKIIPSDLSLEQSYNSIAKFKAKIDSLDIYKKTYEIAKKIEGFPRQHGTHAAGIVISNEKIEKFVPTLLTDNGDLETQFSMEHLEKFGLLKIDLLGLKNLTVIQDILRLLKEKTGNEIKIENIPTYDLQTNILLSSANTNGIFQLESPGMRETLKKVGVSSIEDIIAIISLFRPGPLKNIDTYAKRKKAIEQVPKISDEYDEIVKSTYGIIVYQEQIMLICQKMADMSFADADILRKAISKKDFSSIQPVKEKFFSGALNKGYKLEVIEKVFEQIEHFAEYGFNRAHAVAYATLSYKMAYLKSKYTIDFYSSLINNANGAHETIKKYVQETEKMKIKVLAPSINKSLNHCVIENNQIILPFIMIKGLGTIATQKIINLREQGLFKDFYDFCLRAKLNKITDSVIKILIEANVFREFGSPKFLESEYSTKIATFLNLAIDKKDDQNILNEDALELLKQDFNIKNSLVTDPSEQEILEIQKNELYYLGMVFTKEKPNKYEKEIKLVDVHEHTSHILPLRVIKKSVKIDKFQRQYGILSLKDSSMTIDVLVFSSIWPRFENVKVNSLYQFEITKKENKFFINKLIKELYE comes from the coding sequence ATGAAAAAAAATATTAATTTACATACAATTAGCGAATATTCTTTTTTAGAATCAACAATAACAATTGATAATTTATTTAAATTTGCAAATGAACATAATTTCAAACATTTAGCAATAACTGATAGAAATTCGATGTTTTCAATACCGAAATTTTTAGAAAATTGTCAATTTTATAATATTAAACCGATAATCGGTATTGATCTTGATGTTGATCAATATCGATTTATTTTACTTGCAAAAAATTATGATGGCTATTTAAAATTAATGAATTTATCATCTAAAAAAATGGCAAAACTAGAAATTAATTTGGATGAACTTAATAATGACAATCTTTTTATTATTGATCATCCCAATTTTGGATATTATGCTCAAAAAAATGAAAAATTAAATTATAAAAATTATTTCATTTCAACAAATGATGAAAATGATAATTCTTCCATTTATTTAAATGAAATTAGAATGTTAAACGGTGATGAAAGTGAAAAAGAAATTTTATTAACTTTAATTCAAAATAATGAAAAAGGCGCAAATTATACAAATAATTTTCAGTATAATGGATTTTTTAGCAAAGATGAAATTTCGCCAATTGTTATTGAAAGAATTGAAAATATTGTTAAACAAATTGATATTCAGTTTCCCAAATTAAAATCACCACTACCTAAATTTAAAAATGATGAAAATTTATCGTCGGAAAATTATTTAAGAAAAATAGTGCGAGAAAATTTAGAAGCTAAAAAATTTGAATTAAAAAAATATGAAAAAAGTTTAGAAAGGGCTCAATATGAAATTGAAATAATTACCAAATTAGGATTTGAAGACTATTTTTTAATTATTTGAGATTTAATTAAGTGAGCAAAAAAACAAAATATTTTAATTGGACCTGGTAGAGGTTCGGTTTCTGGTTCGCTAATTTCTTATGTTTTAAATATTACAGAAATTAATCCTTTAAAATATGATTTATATTTTGAAAGATTTTTAAATCCTAAAAGAGTTACAATGCCAGATATTGATATTGATATTCAAGATAATCGAAGAGAGGAATTAATTCAATATTTAATTAGTAAATATGGCAAAGATAACGTTGCATTAATAACAACTTTTCAAACTCTAGGAGCTAAAATGGCTTTTAGAGATGTAGCGAGAATTAATAAAATCAGTGTTAGTGAAGTTAATGAAATTTTAAAAATTATTCCTAGTGATTTAAGTCTTGAACAATCATATAACTCTATCGCTAAATTTAAAGCTAAAATCGACTCATTAGATATTTATAAAAAAACTTATGAAATTGCTAAAAAAATTGAAGGATTTCCCCGTCAGCACGGAACTCATGCAGCGGGAATAGTTATTTCTAATGAAAAAATTGAAAAATTTGTACCAACTTTATTAACTGATAATGGGGATTTAGAAACACAATTTTCAATGGAACATTTAGAAAAATTTGGGTTATTAAAAATCGATTTATTAGGTCTAAAAAATCTAACAGTTATTCAAGATATATTGCGTTTATTAAAAGAAAAAACAGGAAATGAAATTAAAATAGAAAATATTCCTACTTATGATTTACAAACAAATATTTTATTGTCAAGTGCTAATACAAACGGAATTTTCCAACTTGAATCTCCAGGAATGAGAGAAACTTTAAAAAAAGTAGGTGTATCTTCAATTGAAGATATTATAGCAATCATTTCTCTATTTAGACCGGGGCCATTAAAAAATATTGATACTTATGCAAAACGAAAAAAAGCAATTGAGCAAGTTCCTAAAATTTCTGATGAATATGATGAAATAGTTAAATCTACTTATGGAATAATTGTTTATCAAGAACAAATAATGTTAATTTGTCAAAAAATGGCAGATATGAGTTTTGCTGATGCCGACATATTAAGAAAGGCAATTTCAAAAAAGGATTTTTCTTCAATTCAACCAGTGAAAGAAAAATTCTTTTCAGGAGCATTAAATAAAGGTTATAAATTAGAAGTTATTGAAAAAGTTTTTGAGCAAATTGAACATTTTGCCGAATACGGTTTTAATAGAGCACATGCAGTAGCTTATGCAACTTTATCATATAAAATGGCCTATTTAAAATCTAAATATACAATTGATTTTTATTCTTCATTAATAAATAATGCCAATGGAGCTCATGAAACTATTAAAAAATATGTACAAGAAACAGAAAAAATGAAAATAAAGGTTTTAGCTCCGTCAATTAATAAATCATTAAATCATTGTGTTATAGAAAATAATCAAATTATTTTGCCTTTTATAATGATTAAAGGACTAGGAACAATAGCGACACAAAAAATAATTAATTTAAGAGAGCAAGGATTATTTAAAGATTTTTATGATTTTTGCTTAAGAGCAAAATTAAATAAAATTACCGATTCGGTTATTAAAATTTTAATTGAAGCCAATGTTTTTAGAGAATTTGGTTCACCTAAATTTTTAGAAAGTGAATATTCAACAAAAATTGCTACATTTTTAAATTTAGCAATTGATAAAAAAGATGATCAAAATATATTGAATGAAGATGCTTTAGAATTACTAAAACAAGATTTTAATATTAAAAATTCACTAGTTACAGACCCAAGTGAGCAAGAAATTTTAGAAATTCAAAAAAATGAACTTTATTATTTAGGAATGGTTTTTACAAAAGAAAAACCCAATAAGTATGAAAAGGAAATAAAATTAGTCGATGTTCATGAGCACACAAGTCACATCTTGCCTTTAAGAGTTATTAAAAAAAGTGTAAAAATTGATAAATTTCAAAGACAATATGGAATTTTAAGTTTAAAAGACAGTTCAATGACAATTGATGTACTGGTATTTTCAAGTATCTGACCAAGATTTGAAAATGTTAAAGTAAATAGTTTATATCAATTTGAAATTACTAAAAAAGAAAATAAATTTTTCATTAACAAATTAATAAAGGAGCTTTATGAATAA
- a CDS encoding Hachiman antiphage defense system protein HamA, which translates to MNGIIEIKKEGYIILEIRNLTDELKKTIKNLLVEICHGEYANDSKFKLFSFDETIKELVEHRLKKDKIKQIGAVGEILLNVVIREFTDMKIASPFFNIEERSAKKGFDIIAIDSDKKLWIIESKAGEIGNFSSPTEKSCLLIKKAKMDLYTRLNDKNSQIWSNAVKSVNSSLNDSDEKKVIMDILITNGNSDSSKDKNVVLGATVFCLLDKTIEPSKINDLYKSILEMKKFSEIKLIAIQKKTYDAVIEFLSSLVKKNEYY; encoded by the coding sequence ATGAACGGGATAATAGAGATAAAAAAAGAAGGTTATATTATATTAGAAATTCGAAATTTAACCGACGAATTAAAAAAGACAATTAAAAATCTATTGGTTGAAATATGTCATGGGGAATATGCCAATGATTCAAAATTTAAACTCTTTTCATTTGATGAAACAATAAAAGAACTTGTTGAACATAGACTTAAAAAAGATAAAATTAAACAGATCGGTGCTGTCGGAGAAATATTGCTAAATGTAGTAATTAGAGAGTTTACTGATATGAAAATAGCTTCTCCCTTTTTTAACATTGAAGAAAGAAGTGCGAAAAAAGGTTTTGACATTATTGCTATTGATTCTGACAAAAAATTGTGAATTATCGAGTCTAAAGCTGGAGAAATAGGTAATTTCAGTTCTCCTACAGAAAAATCTTGCTTATTAATAAAAAAAGCAAAAATGGATTTATATACAAGATTAAACGATAAAAATTCACAAATATGGTCGAATGCAGTAAAAAGTGTAAATAGTTCATTGAATGATAGCGACGAAAAAAAGGTAATAATGGATATACTTATTACAAATGGCAATTCAGATTCAAGTAAGGATAAAAATGTTGTTTTGGGTGCCACGGTATTTTGCTTATTAGACAAAACTATAGAACCATCTAAAATTAACGACCTGTATAAGTCAATTTTAGAAATGAAAAAATTCTCGGAAATCAAATTAATAGCAATTCAGAAAAAAACATATGATGCAGTAATAGAATTTTTATCATCGTTAGTAAAGAAAAATGAATATTATTAA
- a CDS encoding DEAD/DEAH box helicase: MNIINRLTLKKLYNTKFSELYRKLQINRELSNEEWQKILSIGIFLIRLEDKNLQKLGYRLFLLYSTLVDDYKPLYELSLIKGLIPISKFIENNLNYLEKYGNLYTEINSIMNEKFKRNNSYLTIEQLELFEETSKSKSESQIIVAPTSYGKTELILLFIGDNIIGDTKFKKICIISPTKSLLTQTKKRIINEFGYRKIVTYPEMYSSNDDKIIAVLTQERLLKLLQNNSNLKFDLLIIDEAHNLLEEFSNKNTRSIILASVIIICKKRNENIVYKFLTPFLKSKESLKINHISNEIKWYSVAENIKSEMFYFYDIENNKKLLLDQYSPTKDMLIELQVNKLEDDASVVLFNSDRKNIIYLNSPKKLENFAHKLFYKMPKIESFKLKKAANDLREYVHEDYKLANYIEKGIIYHHGSIPESIRYFIEDLYINVPEIKMLIANSTLLEGINIPATRMFILEPYRGVRYLSPSSFKNLVGRVCRFGEIFNSNTGDLKYLLPEIHIVKGEYCKKGFKIENFVKERKILVEDYDKIIDDIKNPLLVNSISDEYAKKKADDILGNISRWDITTDNNSNKAKTIIGKLCFENNINIFNILEIEWQIDSEIKNIKKAQNLDEVFEIINFLFLLKINDDEIKFNYIKRLREIKTQNFYKMLINWRMNNFTLKVMINKMVGYWNKLKIEESKIVYVGKWGDKTWDDKNKSKKYWTDITEKNEYEKVNLAIVRLKEEYDFIDNEIIKFIEILHSLKLIEETLYLKIRYGTDDKTKIVLLNCGISNSLSKLLQEKYSHMFEVDIVNSTIVFSENLVSKMEDNGENGILISEVKINVQNKL, encoded by the coding sequence ATGAATATTATTAATAGATTGACATTAAAAAAACTTTATAATACTAAATTTTCTGAATTGTATAGAAAATTACAGATAAATAGAGAATTATCAAATGAAGAGTGGCAAAAAATATTATCAATAGGTATTTTTTTAATAAGATTGGAAGATAAAAATCTTCAAAAATTAGGATATAGATTATTTTTACTATATAGTACGCTAGTAGACGATTATAAACCTTTATATGAATTAAGTTTAATTAAAGGACTCATTCCTATATCCAAATTTATAGAAAATAATTTGAATTATTTGGAAAAATACGGGAATTTATATACTGAAATAAATAGTATAATGAATGAAAAATTCAAGCGAAATAATTCGTATTTAACAATAGAACAATTGGAATTATTTGAAGAAACATCAAAATCAAAATCAGAATCTCAGATTATAGTAGCACCAACTTCGTATGGGAAAACAGAATTGATATTACTATTTATTGGCGATAATATTATTGGCGATACTAAATTTAAAAAAATATGCATAATTTCTCCTACAAAATCACTTTTAACTCAAACAAAGAAAAGAATAATAAATGAATTTGGATATAGAAAAATTGTCACATATCCAGAGATGTATAGTTCAAATGATGACAAAATAATTGCAGTGTTAACTCAAGAAAGATTACTGAAATTACTGCAAAATAATTCTAACCTGAAATTTGATTTATTAATTATTGATGAAGCACATAATTTGCTAGAAGAATTTTCGAACAAAAATACACGTAGTATAATTTTGGCCTCGGTAATTATTATTTGTAAAAAAAGAAACGAAAATATTGTTTACAAATTTTTGACTCCTTTTTTAAAATCTAAAGAAAGTTTAAAAATAAATCATATTTCAAATGAAATTAAGTGATATAGTGTAGCAGAAAACATTAAATCAGAAATGTTTTATTTTTACGATATTGAAAATAATAAGAAATTATTATTAGATCAATATTCTCCGACGAAAGATATGTTAATTGAGTTGCAAGTTAATAAATTGGAAGACGATGCTAGTGTTGTTCTTTTTAATTCTGACCGAAAAAATATAATATACTTAAATAGTCCAAAAAAACTTGAAAATTTTGCCCACAAATTATTTTACAAAATGCCCAAAATAGAATCATTTAAACTTAAAAAAGCCGCTAATGATTTGCGTGAATATGTTCATGAAGATTATAAATTAGCTAATTATATAGAAAAAGGAATTATTTATCACCACGGCTCCATACCAGAATCAATAAGATATTTTATAGAAGATTTATATATCAATGTGCCAGAAATAAAAATGCTTATAGCCAATTCAACATTATTAGAAGGAATAAATATTCCAGCAACGAGAATGTTTATATTGGAACCATACAGAGGTGTAAGATATTTATCACCATCATCTTTTAAAAATTTAGTCGGAAGAGTTTGTAGATTTGGAGAAATTTTCAATAGTAATACTGGTGATTTAAAATATTTATTACCTGAAATTCATATTGTTAAAGGCGAATATTGTAAAAAAGGCTTTAAAATAGAAAATTTCGTTAAGGAACGAAAAATTCTTGTTGAAGACTATGATAAAATTATTGATGATATAAAAAATCCTCTGTTAGTTAATTCTATTTCTGATGAATATGCTAAGAAAAAAGCAGATGATATTTTAGGAAATATTTCTCGTTGAGATATTACAACTGATAATAATTCAAATAAAGCAAAAACTATAATAGGTAAATTGTGTTTTGAAAACAACATTAATATATTTAATATATTGGAAATTGAATGACAAATAGATAGCGAAATAAAAAATATAAAAAAAGCACAAAATTTAGATGAAGTTTTTGAAATAATAAATTTTTTATTCTTACTAAAAATAAATGATGATGAAATAAAGTTTAATTATATAAAACGTTTGAGAGAAATTAAAACACAAAATTTTTACAAGATGCTAATCAATTGAAGAATGAACAATTTTACTCTAAAAGTAATGATAAATAAAATGGTTGGGTATTGAAATAAACTTAAAATAGAAGAATCAAAAATTGTTTATGTTGGTAAATGAGGCGATAAGACATGAGATGATAAAAACAAAAGCAAAAAATATTGAACTGATATTACTGAGAAAAACGAATACGAAAAGGTTAATCTTGCTATTGTAAGACTCAAAGAAGAATATGACTTTATTGATAATGAAATAATAAAATTTATAGAAATTTTACACTCTTTAAAACTCATTGAAGAAACCCTTTATTTAAAAATAAGATATGGAACAGATGACAAAACTAAAATTGTGCTATTAAACTGCGGTATTAGTAATAGTTTATCAAAATTATTGCAAGAAAAATATTCTCATATGTTTGAAGTTGACATCGTTAATAGTACCATAGTTTTTTCTGAAAATTTAGTTTCTAAAATGGAAGACAATGGCGAAAATGGCATTTTAATTTCAGAGGTAAAAATTAATGTACAGAATAAATTATAA
- a CDS encoding HAD-IIB family hydrolase encodes MIPKILFIDLDGTLLDKGFGVWAKMSNVNRKQVLEFSKTGIVVISTGRVFNSEVRKISRSVNAKYTICQNGSIILDENFNELSNLAINQDLVTTVTDIIKDYKLTFSGNPGNYLYGRGFWNKIFCLFSHFKPKKYLNFKTRELNKILVIGHSKRKIKKLSNFLQEKLNDQINIKIVGKNYAIEITRKDCSKGIAACKIAKYLNIDLSETVHIGDSMNDSSTKGIVGKLIAMKSGSKRLKKMADEIGPRKHNAGVAKIIKSFK; translated from the coding sequence ATGATACCAAAAATTCTTTTTATCGATTTGGATGGAACCCTTTTAGATAAGGGTTTTGGCGTATGAGCTAAAATGAGCAATGTAAATAGAAAACAAGTTTTAGAATTTTCTAAAACTGGTATTGTTGTTATTTCTACAGGAAGAGTTTTTAATTCTGAAGTTAGAAAAATTTCCCGTTCAGTTAATGCAAAATATACAATTTGTCAAAATGGTTCAATCATTTTAGATGAAAATTTCAATGAGTTAAGCAATTTAGCAATTAATCAAGATTTAGTTACAACTGTAACTGATATTATAAAAGATTATAAATTAACATTTTCTGGTAATCCAGGAAATTATTTATACGGTAGAGGTTTTTGAAATAAAATATTTTGTTTATTTTCTCATTTTAAACCTAAAAAATATCTAAATTTTAAAACCAGAGAATTAAATAAAATTTTAGTAATTGGACACTCTAAAAGAAAAATAAAAAAATTATCAAATTTTTTACAAGAAAAATTAAATGATCAAATTAATATAAAAATAGTTGGTAAAAATTATGCAATTGAAATTACTAGAAAGGACTGTTCTAAAGGAATTGCCGCTTGTAAAATCGCAAAATATTTAAATATTGATTTAAGCGAAACTGTTCATATCGGCGATTCGATGAATGATTCATCAACTAAAGGAATAGTTGGTAAATTAATAGCAATGAAAAGCGGTTCAAAAAGGCTTAAAAAAATGGCAGATGAAATCGGACCAAGAAAACATAATGCTGGAGTTGCTAAAATTATTAAATCATTTAAATAA